The Peromyscus maniculatus bairdii isolate BWxNUB_F1_BW_parent chromosome 6, HU_Pman_BW_mat_3.1, whole genome shotgun sequence genome has a segment encoding these proteins:
- the Prkab2 gene encoding 5'-AMP-activated protein kinase subunit beta-2 isoform X3 yields MTYSFLQLPGDKEFVPWQQDLDDSVKPTQQARPTVIRWSEGGKEVFISGSFNNWSAKIPLIKSHNDFVAILDLPEGEHQYKFFVDGQWVHDPSEPVVTSQLGTINNLIHVKKSDFEVFDALKLDSMESSETSCRDLSSSPPGPYGQEMYVFRSEERFKSPPILPPHLLQVILNKDTNISCDPALLPEPNHVMLNHLYALSIKIEKLRLREGQMARQCDGSQCDPPLQEEVCHHAAV; encoded by the exons ATGACCTACTCCTTCTTACAGCTCCCCGGGGACAAAGAGTTTGTACCGTGGCAGCAGGACTTGGATGATTCTGTGAAGCCCACCCAGCAGGCCCGGCCCACCGTTATCCGCTGGTCTGAAGGAGGCAAGGAGGTCTTCATCTCTGGGTCCTTCAACAATTGGAGCGCCAAGATTCCACTGATTAAGAG TCATAACGACTTTGTTGCCATCTTGGACCTTCCAGAGGGAGAGCACCAGTACAAGTTCTTTGTGGATGGACAGTGGGTTCATGACCCATCAGAG CCTGTGGTTACCAGTCAGCTTGGCACAATTAATAATTTGATCCATGTCAAGAAATCTGATTTTGAAGTGTTTGATGCTTTAAAGTTAGATTCCATGGAAAGCTCGGAGACATCGTGTCGAG ACCTATCCAGCTCACCCCCAGGGCCTTATGGTCAAGAAATGTATGTGTTTCGATCTGAGGAGAGATTCAAATCCCCACCCATCCTGCCCCCTCACCTACTCCAAGTTATTCTTAACAAGGACACTAATATTTCA TGTGATCCAGCCTTACTTCCTGAGCCCAACCATGtcatgctgaaccatctctatgCGCTGTCCATTAAG ATagagaaactgagactcagagaagGTCAGATGGCCA GACAGTGTGATGGTTCTCAGTGCGACCCACCGCTACAAGAAGAAGTATGTCACCACGCTGCTGTATAA